A part of Arachis hypogaea cultivar Tifrunner chromosome 12, arahy.Tifrunner.gnm2.J5K5, whole genome shotgun sequence genomic DNA contains:
- the LOC112726422 gene encoding uncharacterized protein isoform X1, whose amino-acid sequence MERQRRTEAEEEEEKGSENKREQKVSSSVSMVEKLRENRSFLLKGGGGTCCTTPPPSWRLEEELPSSQSPSKNNPNANAFHHHLQHSSLSSRQLCASLWKIQSYNQQQTQVSRMNSPASIRIRRRRHRRRRSRIRQLAQPPDTPFDQKSSVKRHVASTFVQQHRSVESDGCVEMEAAPYDPSLTRSNSTDFKGMIGESSYNVTTSKELVKILKRIWSFEEQHASNVSVMKALKTELYHSEALMKELLQEKKMNRKEIEDLMKRIKVEKLVRKDKVHERIKTAVKPVEEELDNERRLRKHSESLHRKLARELCEVKSSFAGCLRNLERERKARILLENLCDEFAKGIRDYEQEVYSLRWNSEKCSENEKGLDRLILHISEAWLDERMQMKLSESSNDLMERNSIVDKLGFDIETFLHAKRSIEFKKFGYSSPKELREIYPCQQQSLDSFPLKEDSTDTKFFEPKSANGKEEVGKLGSKMQDSNKTGLLMNDEAIDVAQASDNKPSWTLKMNSSRRSSNPAGNSPLSSENGAKIHPDESICKEDSCAALNVDNNLVELLKSKLIVSDSELPIKFPKGVKENTLIAKLLEARLERQKSRSRYSRSSTC is encoded by the exons atGGAGAGACAAAGAAGaacagaagcagaagaagaagaagaaaaaggtagTGAGAATAAGAGAGAACAGAAGGTTTCATCATCAGTTTCAATGGTGGAAAAGTTGAGAGAAAATAGAAGTTTTCTGTTAAAGGGTGGTGGTGGAACTTGTTGTACTACACCACCACCTTCATGGAGACTTGAGGAGGAGCTTCCATCATCACAATCTCCATCAAAAAACAATCCAAATGCTAATGcttttcatcatcatcttcaacaTTCATCTCTTTCTTCAAGACAACTTTGTGCTAGCCTTTGGAAAATTCAATCCTACAACCAACAACAAACTCAGGTTTCCAGAATGAACAGCCCTGCTTCCATCAGGATCCGCCGCCGCCGCCATCGCCGCCGCCGCAGCCGCATTAGACAGCTGGCTCAGCCTCCAGATACCCCTTTTGACCAG AAATCATCTGTGAAAAGGCATGTTGCATCAACATTTGTTCAGCAGCATAGATCAGTTGAAAGTGATGGATGTGTTGAAATGGAA GCAGCACCATATGATCCTTCATTAACTCGCTCGAATTCAACTGATTTCAAAGGTATGATCGGAGAGTCGAGTTACAATGTTACAACATCCAAAGAGTTAGTCAAGATACTGAAGAGAATCTGGAGTTTCGAAGAACAGCACGCATCGAATGTATCAGTCATGAAAGCCTTGAAAACAGAGCTGTATCACTCTGAAGCACTGATGAAGGAGTTACTTCAAGAGAAGAAAATGAATAGGAAGGAAATAGAGGACTTAATGAAGCGAATTAAGGTCGAAAAACTTGTTAGGAAGGACAAGGTACACGAGAGAATCAAAACGGCAGTTAAACCGGTTGAGGAAGAGCTTGACAATGAGAGGAGGTTAAGAAAGCATTCAGAAAGCTTGCATCGCAAGCTAGCTAGGGAGCTTTGTGAAGTGAAGTCTTCGTTCGCCGGTTGTTTGAGAAACCTCGAACGAGAGCGAAAAGCTAGAATACTTTTGGAGAATCTGTGTGATGAGTTTGCCAAAGGAATAAGAGATTATGAACAAGAAGTGTATTCTCTTAGGTGGAATTCTGAGAAGTGTTCTGAGAATGAAAAAGGCCTTGATAGGCTAATACTTCATATTTCGGAAGCTTGGCTCGACGAGCGAATGCAAATGAAGCTATCTGAATCCAGCAATGATCTCATGGAGAGGAATTCAATTGTTGACAAGTTAGGATTCGATATTGAGACGTTTCTTCACGCGAAACGATCCATTGAGTTTAAAAAATTCGGTTACTCCTCCCCCAAGGAACTCAGGGAAATTTACCCTTGTCAGCAACAGTCATTGGATTCCTTTCCACTTAAGGAAGATTCCACTGATACCAAATTTTTCGAGCCGAAAAGCGCGAATGGAAAAGAAGAAGTTGGCAAACTTGGCTCCAAAATGCAGGACAGCAACAAAACAGGGCTACTGATGAATGATGAGGCCATAGATGTTGCACAAGCGAGTGATAATAAACCCTCTTGGACCCTTAAGATGAACTCGAGTCGCCGGTCTTCTAACCCGGCCGGAAACAGTCCATTGTCATCAGAAAATGGTGCTAAGATTCACCCTGATGAGAGTATTTGCAAAGAAGATTCTTGTGCTGCACTCAATGTTGATAACAATCTTGTGGAACTGTTGAAATCGAAATTGATTGTTTCGGATTCCGAGTTGCCGATTAAATTTCCTAAGGGGGTAAAGGAGAACACATTGATAGCAAAACTTCTAGAAGCAAGGTTGGAGAGACAGAAATCTCGCTCAAGATATAGCAGAAGCAGCACTTGTTGA
- the LOC112726422 gene encoding uncharacterized protein At5g41620 isoform X2, translating into MYSCTILCLPTSYALLYFDFNMNHSKLVSMLDKITLSLGYKKSSVKRHVASTFVQQHRSVESDGCVEMEAAPYDPSLTRSNSTDFKGMIGESSYNVTTSKELVKILKRIWSFEEQHASNVSVMKALKTELYHSEALMKELLQEKKMNRKEIEDLMKRIKVEKLVRKDKVHERIKTAVKPVEEELDNERRLRKHSESLHRKLARELCEVKSSFAGCLRNLERERKARILLENLCDEFAKGIRDYEQEVYSLRWNSEKCSENEKGLDRLILHISEAWLDERMQMKLSESSNDLMERNSIVDKLGFDIETFLHAKRSIEFKKFGYSSPKELREIYPCQQQSLDSFPLKEDSTDTKFFEPKSANGKEEVGKLGSKMQDSNKTGLLMNDEAIDVAQASDNKPSWTLKMNSSRRSSNPAGNSPLSSENGAKIHPDESICKEDSCAALNVDNNLVELLKSKLIVSDSELPIKFPKGVKENTLIAKLLEARLERQKSRSRYSRSSTC; encoded by the exons ATGTATAGTTGTACTATACTATGTTTGCCAACTTCATATGCTTTGTTATATTTTGATTTCAACATGAATCATAGCAAATTAGTATCTATGTTGGATAAAATTACACTTTCACTAGGCTATAAG AAATCATCTGTGAAAAGGCATGTTGCATCAACATTTGTTCAGCAGCATAGATCAGTTGAAAGTGATGGATGTGTTGAAATGGAA GCAGCACCATATGATCCTTCATTAACTCGCTCGAATTCAACTGATTTCAAAGGTATGATCGGAGAGTCGAGTTACAATGTTACAACATCCAAAGAGTTAGTCAAGATACTGAAGAGAATCTGGAGTTTCGAAGAACAGCACGCATCGAATGTATCAGTCATGAAAGCCTTGAAAACAGAGCTGTATCACTCTGAAGCACTGATGAAGGAGTTACTTCAAGAGAAGAAAATGAATAGGAAGGAAATAGAGGACTTAATGAAGCGAATTAAGGTCGAAAAACTTGTTAGGAAGGACAAGGTACACGAGAGAATCAAAACGGCAGTTAAACCGGTTGAGGAAGAGCTTGACAATGAGAGGAGGTTAAGAAAGCATTCAGAAAGCTTGCATCGCAAGCTAGCTAGGGAGCTTTGTGAAGTGAAGTCTTCGTTCGCCGGTTGTTTGAGAAACCTCGAACGAGAGCGAAAAGCTAGAATACTTTTGGAGAATCTGTGTGATGAGTTTGCCAAAGGAATAAGAGATTATGAACAAGAAGTGTATTCTCTTAGGTGGAATTCTGAGAAGTGTTCTGAGAATGAAAAAGGCCTTGATAGGCTAATACTTCATATTTCGGAAGCTTGGCTCGACGAGCGAATGCAAATGAAGCTATCTGAATCCAGCAATGATCTCATGGAGAGGAATTCAATTGTTGACAAGTTAGGATTCGATATTGAGACGTTTCTTCACGCGAAACGATCCATTGAGTTTAAAAAATTCGGTTACTCCTCCCCCAAGGAACTCAGGGAAATTTACCCTTGTCAGCAACAGTCATTGGATTCCTTTCCACTTAAGGAAGATTCCACTGATACCAAATTTTTCGAGCCGAAAAGCGCGAATGGAAAAGAAGAAGTTGGCAAACTTGGCTCCAAAATGCAGGACAGCAACAAAACAGGGCTACTGATGAATGATGAGGCCATAGATGTTGCACAAGCGAGTGATAATAAACCCTCTTGGACCCTTAAGATGAACTCGAGTCGCCGGTCTTCTAACCCGGCCGGAAACAGTCCATTGTCATCAGAAAATGGTGCTAAGATTCACCCTGATGAGAGTATTTGCAAAGAAGATTCTTGTGCTGCACTCAATGTTGATAACAATCTTGTGGAACTGTTGAAATCGAAATTGATTGTTTCGGATTCCGAGTTGCCGATTAAATTTCCTAAGGGGGTAAAGGAGAACACATTGATAGCAAAACTTCTAGAAGCAAGGTTGGAGAGACAGAAATCTCGCTCAAGATATAGCAGAAGCAGCACTTGTTGA